A DNA window from Leishmania donovani BPK282A1 complete genome, chromosome 25 contains the following coding sequences:
- a CDS encoding serine/threonine-protein kinase, putative: protein MFMKLFKKKDKKDKEDDKKSESTPTLENKRVETPEPPQEKLTKDDFETLDVLGKGSFAYVVLCRRLSTNKYYAMKVINKQGLLDHKRVQDVFTERNVLTRLNHPYLLKLYWTFQSEHKLFFVMDYMPGGDLDKYMNSVPKKQLDPATAQLYGAEILLAIMCLHEHSVIYRDLKPENILLDGEGHCALADFGLSKDFHKDGQDVSDKDLRANSFVGSPFYVAPDVLRQREYTNAVDFWSFGILLYRMLCGRTPFNGRSMTEVFDNILYSDLSFPSGVTVSPEAKDLISRLLMKDPNRRIKGPEVKQHPYWTGISFEEVAQRKVAPPRWTPLPSVEEMLAARKNVSAGPSTSLKNPHQVVNTPAQSSQLNDGQQRLFGGFSCTADSHLNNS from the coding sequence ATGTTCATGAAACTCTTCAAGAAGAAGGACAAGAAGGACAAGGAGGATGATAAGAAGTCCGAGTCGACGCCTACCTTGGAGAACAAGCGTGTGGAAACCCCTGAGCCGCCGCAGGAGAAGCTGACCAAAGACGACTTCGAGACCCTCGACGTCCTCGGCAAGGGCTCCTTTGCCTATGTGGTGCTGTGCCGTCGCCTCTCGACGAACAAGTACTACGCCATGAAGGTGATCAACAAGCAGGGCCTGCTGGACCACAAGCGAGTGCAGGACGTCTTTACGGAGCGCAACGTGCTGACTCGCCTGAACCACCCCTACTTGCTGAAACTGTACTGGACCTTCCAGTCGGAGCACAAGCTGTTCTTCGTCATGGACTACATGCCTGGTGGTGACCTCGACAAGTACATGAACTCCGTCCCGAAGAAGCAGCTCGACccggcaacggcgcagcTGTACGGTGCCGAAATCCTCTTGGCCATTATGTGCCTGCACGAGCACAGTGTCATATATCGAGATCTGAAGCCAGAGAACATTCTGCTGGATGGTGAGGGTCACTGCGCTCTTGCGGACTTCGGCCTGTCCAAGGATTTCCACAAGGACGGCCAGGACGTGTCCGACAAGGACCTGCGCGCCAACTCGTTCGTCGGGTCGCCGTTCTACGTGGCGCCTGACGTGCTGCGCCAACGTGAGTACACCAATGCAGTGGACTTCTGGTCCTTCGGCATTCTGCTGTACCGCATGCTGTGCGGTCGCACTCCCTTCAATGGCCGCAGCATGACGGAGGTATTCGACAACATCTTGTACTCAGACCTCTCTTTCCCCAGTGGCGTGACGGTGTCGCCGGAAGCCAAAGACCTGATCAGCCGTTTGCTCATGAAGGACCCCAACCGTCGCATCAAGGGCCCTGAGGTGAAGCAGCACCCCTACTGGACGGGGATCAGCTttgaggaggtggcgcagcgaaAGGTTGCCCCACCGCGGTGGACCCCACTGCCGtcggtggaggagatgctggCTGCGCGCAAAAATGTCAGCGCTGGCCCCTCGACCTCTTTGAAGAACCCGCACCAAGTCGTGAATACGCCGGCACAGAGCTCGCAGCTCAACGATGGCCAGCAGAGGCTGTTTGGCGGCTTCTCCTGCACGGCGGACAGCCACCTGAACAACAGCTGA
- a CDS encoding adenylate kinase, putative: MPSKFLRLLFVGAPGVGKGTYSGRAAVSLGCHAVSSGDLLRKEVAEGTAIGKQVKELIEKGVFVPDEIITKMVAQHIASLSADKERPNGYILDGYPRNISQATALWSSGEIKIDHVINLTQPRNVIIKKLSSRRSCPDCGFVYNLASIDEGGIKMDPLKPKLDGVCDKCGCTKPLITRKDDDIDVVTTRQDAYSAVATPLLRFYKEKGILHEFPVLGGTKLYLPKLLELISTLD, from the coding sequence ATGCCGAGCAAGttcctgcggctgctgttcGTAGGTGCGCCGGGTGTGGGGAAGGGGACTTATTCCGGTCGCGCGGCCGTGTCGCTGGGCTGCCACGCCGTCTCCAGCGGAGACCTTCTGCGGAAGGAGGTTGCTGAGGGCACGGCGATCGGCAAGCAGGTGAAGGAGCTGATTGAGAAGGGCGTCTTTGTTCCCGATGAGATCATCACAAAgatggtggcgcagcacatagcgtcgctgtcggcggaCAAGGAGCGACCAAACGGGTACATTTTGGACGGGTACCCGCGCAACATCTCGCAGGCAACAGCACTGTGGTCGTCAGGGGAGATCAAGATCGACCACGTCATCAACCTCACTCAACCGCGTAACGTGATCATCAAGAAGCTCTCGTCGCGCCGATCTTGCCCGGACTGCGGGTTTGTGTACAACCTGGCCTCTATCGACGAGGGAGGGATCAAGATGGACCCCCTCAAGCCCAAGCTGGATGGCGTGTGCGACAAGTGCGGCTGCACAAAACCTCTCATCACCCGAAAGGACGATGACATCGATGTCGTGACAACGCGCCAGGATGCGTACAGCGCCGTCGCAACGCCACTCCTGCGCTTTTACAAGGAGAAGGGTATCCTGCACGAGTTTCCGGTACTAGGCGGCACAAAACTATACTTGCCGAAGCTGCTCGAACTGATCTCGACGTTGGATTAG